One window from the genome of Natrialba magadii ATCC 43099 encodes:
- the glpB gene encoding glycerol-3-phosphate dehydrogenase subunit GlpB, whose product MAITDDVLVIGGGLAGATAALAAAETTEDARIRLVTYKQSTLRHASGLIDVLGYAPGTTDDQQQPIADPYTALESLPESHPYQRVGIDAVRDALAFFDEIAGDAYAGAHTDRNALVPTHGGTVKPTARYPVSTAEGLASDDRDTLLVGFETLPDFDAPLAAAHLEAAGAPFDARGVTLSFPGIGRDDAKVTRYAHLLDHDERVETPSVTGETGAREALAATVNPHLDEESRVGFPAILGDAHPAAVREALSDALGAAVFEVPMGPPSLPGLRLEDLLYDALESAGVRVTSGVPVVDYETVAADSTGENSTADETTTAAIDHVIVDRNGAQIPHEADQYVLATGGLVGKGVESNRERVTEGIFDCYVPHATDRYDWFVDDVFGEQPYARFGVVPDEELRPLGTDDNPEFSNLRAAGAVLGDYDYAAEKSGAGVSLATGYVAGTRAGEACQ is encoded by the coding sequence ATGGCGATCACCGACGACGTGCTCGTGATCGGCGGCGGTCTCGCCGGCGCGACCGCCGCGCTCGCCGCCGCGGAGACGACCGAAGACGCGCGAATCCGTCTGGTGACGTATAAGCAGAGCACTCTCCGTCACGCGAGCGGACTGATCGACGTTCTGGGGTACGCGCCGGGCACCACTGACGATCAGCAACAGCCCATCGCCGACCCGTACACCGCACTCGAGTCCCTCCCAGAAAGCCACCCCTACCAGCGCGTCGGGATCGATGCCGTCCGGGACGCACTCGCCTTCTTCGACGAAATCGCCGGCGACGCCTACGCGGGCGCACATACCGACAGGAACGCGCTCGTCCCGACCCACGGCGGCACGGTCAAGCCGACCGCGCGGTATCCGGTCTCGACGGCCGAGGGGCTGGCGAGCGACGACCGCGACACCCTCCTCGTCGGCTTCGAGACACTGCCCGACTTCGATGCCCCGCTCGCGGCGGCCCATCTCGAAGCGGCGGGCGCACCGTTCGACGCGCGCGGTGTGACACTCTCGTTCCCCGGTATCGGCCGGGACGACGCGAAGGTGACGCGGTACGCACATCTGCTGGATCACGACGAGCGCGTCGAGACGCCTTCCGTGACCGGCGAAACCGGCGCGCGCGAGGCCCTCGCCGCGACCGTGAACCCACATCTCGACGAGGAGTCGCGCGTCGGCTTCCCCGCGATTCTGGGAGATGCGCATCCAGCTGCCGTCCGCGAAGCGCTCTCGGACGCGCTCGGCGCAGCTGTCTTCGAAGTCCCGATGGGGCCGCCGAGTTTGCCCGGTCTTCGGCTCGAGGACCTGCTGTACGATGCACTCGAGTCGGCCGGCGTTCGCGTGACCTCGGGTGTGCCGGTGGTCGATTATGAGACGGTGGCGGCTGATTCGACGGGGGAGAATTCGACGGCGGACGAGACAACAACGGCTGCCATCGACCACGTCATCGTCGACCGCAACGGTGCCCAGATCCCACACGAGGCCGACCAGTACGTCCTCGCGACGGGCGGGCTGGTCGGGAAAGGTGTCGAATCGAACCGTGAGCGAGTGACCGAAGGGATCTTCGACTGCTACGTCCCACACGCGACGGATCGCTACGACTGGTTCGTCGACGATGTCTTCGGCGAACAGCCCTACGCCCGCTTTGGCGTGGTTCCAGACGAAGAGCTCCGGCCGCTCGGTACGGACGATAACCCAGAATTCTCGAACCTGCGAGCGGCGGGTGCCGTGCTGGGCGACTACGACTACGCAGCCGAGAAGTCCGGCGCTGGCGTCTCGCTCGCGACGGGCTACGTCGCCGGCACGCGTGCCGGGGAGGCGTGTCAGTGA
- the glpA gene encoding anaerobic glycerol-3-phosphate dehydrogenase subunit GlpA has translation MAHDTAVLVLGGGSTGCGIARDLAMRGVDVTLVERGTLTDGTTGRMHGLLHSGGRYAVSDQASATECIEENEVLREIASHCVEETGGLFVQRPEDSDEYFREKLEGCRDCDIPATVLSGREAREVEPYLADDVSRAIQVPDGAVDPFRLCVANALDAERHGARVETHAEVIDLLRDGDDIYGVEVRHDSGPGKRTHKAPGTTEEITAEYVVNATGAWAGQIGAMADLDVAVRPSKGVMTIMNVRQVDTVINRCRPKGDADIIVPHETTAILGTTDEEVSDPDDYPEEQWEVDMMIDTLTELVPILEEARTIRSFWGVRPLYEPPGTGTQDSTDITRDFFLLDHDERDGVSGMSSIVGGKFTTYRAMAEEISDHVCAKLGVSAACATADEPLPGSEDVRVLEEGMDDFGLRSPIARRSNQRLGSRAADVLETNEPNPVVCECEGVTRAEIQDAIDQSGSDLNAVRIRTRASMGNCQGGFCCQNMANELHPRYDEETVREALDELFQERWKGERHALWGEQLSQAMLNYALHATTMNRDNDPARESTQLDYAQFDGGA, from the coding sequence ATGGCACACGATACGGCGGTCCTCGTCCTCGGCGGCGGTTCGACCGGCTGTGGCATCGCCCGCGATCTGGCGATGCGCGGCGTCGACGTCACACTCGTCGAGCGAGGGACCCTCACGGATGGAACGACTGGCCGAATGCACGGTCTCTTGCACAGCGGCGGCCGCTACGCTGTCTCTGACCAGGCCAGCGCGACGGAATGTATCGAGGAGAACGAGGTCCTCCGAGAAATCGCGAGCCACTGCGTCGAGGAGACCGGCGGCCTGTTCGTCCAGCGTCCCGAGGACTCGGACGAGTACTTTCGAGAGAAACTCGAGGGCTGTCGTGACTGCGACATTCCAGCGACGGTGCTCTCGGGACGCGAGGCGCGCGAAGTCGAGCCGTATCTCGCTGACGATGTCTCGCGCGCGATTCAGGTTCCGGACGGTGCGGTCGACCCGTTCCGTCTCTGCGTCGCGAACGCACTGGATGCCGAACGTCACGGTGCGCGCGTCGAGACTCATGCCGAGGTGATCGACCTGCTGCGCGACGGCGACGATATCTACGGCGTCGAGGTCCGACACGACTCCGGTCCCGGAAAGCGCACGCACAAGGCCCCCGGGACGACCGAGGAGATTACCGCCGAATACGTCGTCAACGCGACGGGCGCGTGGGCCGGCCAGATCGGCGCGATGGCCGACCTCGACGTGGCCGTCCGACCCTCGAAGGGCGTCATGACCATCATGAACGTCCGACAGGTCGACACCGTGATTAACCGCTGCCGGCCGAAGGGCGACGCCGACATCATCGTCCCCCACGAGACGACCGCCATCCTGGGCACCACGGACGAGGAGGTCTCGGATCCGGACGACTACCCCGAAGAGCAATGGGAAGTCGACATGATGATCGACACCCTCACCGAACTCGTGCCGATACTCGAGGAGGCCCGTACCATCCGTTCGTTCTGGGGGGTCCGCCCGCTGTACGAGCCGCCCGGAACTGGCACGCAGGACTCGACCGACATCACGCGGGATTTCTTCCTTCTCGACCACGACGAGCGCGACGGCGTCAGCGGCATGTCGAGCATCGTCGGCGGCAAGTTCACCACCTACCGCGCGATGGCCGAGGAGATTTCGGATCACGTCTGTGCGAAACTCGGCGTTAGTGCGGCCTGTGCGACCGCCGACGAACCCCTGCCCGGCAGCGAGGACGTGCGGGTACTCGAGGAGGGGATGGACGACTTCGGTCTTCGATCACCGATCGCCCGCCGGAGCAACCAGCGCCTCGGTAGCCGCGCCGCGGACGTACTGGAGACGAACGAGCCAAACCCGGTCGTCTGTGAGTGCGAGGGCGTCACCCGCGCCGAGATACAGGACGCGATCGACCAGTCCGGTTCGGATCTGAACGCCGTCCGCATCCGCACCCGCGCCTCCATGGGCAACTGCCAGGGCGGCTTTTGCTGTCAGAACATGGCGAACGAACTCCATCCGCGCTACGACGAGGAGACGGTCCGCGAGGCGCTCGACGAACTCTTTCAGGAACGCTGGAAGGGCGAGCGCCACGCCCTCTGGGGCGAACAGCTCTCGCAGGCGATGTTGAACTACGCGCTGCACGCGACGACGATGAACCGAGACAACGATCCCGCCCGCGAATCGACACAGCTCGACTACGCACAGTTCGACGGAGGTGCCTAG
- the glpK gene encoding glycerol kinase GlpK, with the protein MTDTTYVGAVDQGTTGTRFIVFNHDGQVVANAYETHEQFYPEPGWVEHDPMEIWENTKTVIMQALGQAGISPEQLEAIGVTNQRETTLLWNADSGNPVHNAIVWQDRRTTERVEELETNGTVETIREKTGLEPDAYFSATKAEWLLDEADPIKMERARPADIRDRAADGDVLFGTIDSWLIYNLTGEHITEVTNASRTMLYNIHDLEWDDDLLEEFSIPEAMLPEVRPSSDDETYGTTDPEGFLEAEVPVAGALGDQQAALFGQTCFDAGDAKNTYGTGSFFLMNTGNEAVKSDHGLLTTIGFQRSGEDVQYALEGSIFVTGAAIEWLEDMSLIDNPSETAELARSVDTTDGVYVVPAFTGLGAPHWDQRARGTIVGMTRGTRKGHVVRATLESIAYQTRDVAEAMEADSGIAMTTLKVDGGAVKNNFLCQLQSDIIGSKIVRPVVDETTALGSAYAAGLAVGYWDDVDSLRDNWQVDWTFDSRMDDAVADAQYDRWLDAVDRSLDWARDGSDTEAGSDASDSGGGV; encoded by the coding sequence GTGACAGACACAACATACGTCGGCGCAGTTGACCAGGGAACGACCGGCACCCGCTTTATCGTCTTCAATCACGATGGGCAGGTCGTCGCAAACGCATACGAAACGCACGAGCAGTTCTATCCCGAACCCGGCTGGGTCGAACACGATCCGATGGAGATCTGGGAGAATACGAAGACTGTCATCATGCAGGCGCTTGGTCAGGCCGGTATCAGCCCCGAGCAACTCGAGGCCATCGGCGTCACCAACCAGCGCGAGACCACCCTGCTGTGGAACGCCGACTCGGGCAACCCAGTCCACAACGCCATCGTCTGGCAGGACCGCCGGACTACCGAGCGCGTCGAGGAACTCGAGACGAACGGCACGGTCGAGACCATCCGCGAGAAGACCGGCCTCGAACCGGACGCCTACTTCTCGGCGACCAAGGCCGAGTGGCTGCTCGACGAGGCAGATCCGATTAAGATGGAGCGCGCCCGCCCGGCAGACATCCGCGACCGCGCGGCGGACGGCGACGTGCTCTTCGGGACGATCGATAGCTGGCTGATCTACAACCTCACGGGCGAGCACATCACCGAAGTGACGAACGCTTCGCGGACCATGTTATACAACATCCACGACCTCGAGTGGGACGACGACCTCCTCGAGGAGTTCTCGATCCCCGAAGCCATGCTTCCCGAGGTTCGACCCTCCAGCGACGACGAGACCTACGGCACGACCGATCCCGAGGGCTTCCTCGAGGCCGAGGTTCCGGTCGCCGGCGCGCTCGGTGACCAGCAGGCGGCCCTGTTCGGTCAGACCTGTTTCGACGCCGGCGACGCCAAGAACACCTACGGCACGGGCTCGTTCTTCCTGATGAACACCGGCAACGAGGCCGTCAAGAGCGACCACGGCCTGTTGACGACGATCGGCTTCCAGCGCTCGGGCGAGGACGTCCAGTATGCACTCGAGGGCTCCATCTTCGTCACCGGCGCGGCCATCGAGTGGTTAGAGGACATGTCGCTGATCGACAACCCCTCTGAAACGGCCGAACTCGCCCGCAGCGTCGACACGACCGACGGCGTCTACGTCGTCCCGGCGTTCACCGGCCTCGGTGCGCCCCACTGGGATCAGCGCGCCCGCGGCACCATCGTCGGGATGACCCGCGGCACCCGAAAGGGCCACGTCGTCCGCGCGACACTCGAGTCCATCGCCTACCAGACCCGGGATGTCGCGGAGGCGATGGAGGCTGATTCGGGGATTGCGATGACGACGCTGAAGGTCGACGGCGGCGCGGTGAAGAACAATTTCCTCTGTCAGCTCCAGTCGGACATCATCGGCTCGAAGATCGTTCGCCCGGTCGTCGACGAGACGACGGCGCTCGGGTCGGCCTACGCGGCCGGCCTCGCAGTCGGTTACTGGGACGACGTCGATAGCCTACGAGACAACTGGCAGGTCGACTGGACCTTCGATTCGAGGATGGACGATGCGGTAGCGGATGCCCAGTACGACCGCTGGCTCGACGCGGTCGACCGCTCGCTCGACTGGGCGCGGGACGGTTCTGACACGGAAGCCGGCAGTGACGCGAGCGACAGCGGTGGCGGTGTATGA
- a CDS encoding SDR family oxidoreductase — MADTKVAIVTAAGSGIGEACARKLAADGYTPVLLSRSGSAVEVANDLGGDGFEGSVTEPDDLAALVEATHERYGRIDAVVNNTGHPPSGDLLEITDEEWHEGLDLVLLNTVRMARLVTPIMEAQGHGSIVNISTFSAFEPSSAFPVSSVLRAGLGSFTKLYADQYAAAGIRMNTVQPGFVDSYDVDEGTKAQIPMERPAQTTEIADAVAYLLSPAASYLTGQNICVDGGLTASV; from the coding sequence ATGGCTGATACGAAGGTCGCAATCGTGACTGCGGCAGGAAGCGGTATCGGCGAAGCGTGTGCCCGGAAACTCGCTGCGGATGGCTACACGCCGGTGTTGTTGTCACGATCAGGGAGTGCCGTCGAGGTGGCGAACGACCTCGGCGGGGATGGCTTCGAAGGGTCGGTGACGGAGCCTGACGACCTGGCAGCGCTCGTGGAAGCGACACACGAGCGGTACGGTCGTATCGATGCCGTAGTGAACAACACGGGCCACCCGCCGTCCGGCGACCTCCTCGAAATCACTGACGAGGAGTGGCACGAGGGACTCGACCTCGTGCTGTTGAATACCGTCCGGATGGCGCGACTCGTTACACCGATCATGGAAGCGCAGGGTCACGGGTCGATCGTGAATATCTCGACGTTCTCAGCGTTCGAGCCGTCGAGTGCGTTTCCGGTCTCGTCGGTGCTTCGGGCTGGCCTCGGGAGTTTCACCAAACTCTACGCCGACCAGTACGCGGCGGCGGGCATCCGAATGAACACGGTCCAGCCCGGATTCGTCGATAGCTACGACGTAGACGAGGGGACGAAAGCGCAAATTCCGATGGAGCGGCCGGCACAGACGACAGAGATTGCGGACGCGGTCGCGTATCTGCTCTCGCCTGCGGCAAGCTATCTGACCGGGCAGAACATCTGCGTCGATGGGGGGCTGACGGCGTCCGTGTGA
- a CDS encoding methyl-accepting chemotaxis protein: MVWKGRRLIPSFIRRSYALKFGVVFLVLGLTIGGLGLVSTTLLTENVEETALEERQDAAYQEGIAMENWLAQNHNLVAATADAPVTDSGDPEQVDDYLQEIYYDMPEERMNALYVDTESGDIITGIGSDADDLDALEFPATADLDEDISTNLVQQTEPYLMPDQLGLSTDADPVVSYYVGVDGGDGALVFTFDLSERSTEMVSAADSGTVVTILNEDGQIVSDDAYLGNDGDDETLSFLDSYEDRNGVLEAAQLENRGSLRVDGAPSETLQSEPYNFDPDGYVAGYYTTSDDWTVLVHTTEANALGFANTATQFGLLITFVGVAVIGVFGTVLGRNTARSLSDLSGRAAAIENGEYDTAVESDRIDEIGGLYGSIDDMRISLVDQIEESEQARTQAEQAREESEQAREQADEAREEAEVAKERAERARQDAQEMNEQLEQTATEYCAVMQTCADGDLTQRLDPDTESEPMADIAATFNEMLDDLEHTVDTVSTFAGDVSEATDDVQARATELESTSETVSESVQQITGYADQQHERMETISGEVQGISANIEEIAATADTLAETSQHAAERANDGRESAGDLVSEMEAIEERTEATLESIRDLDESMAEIDEIIDVITDIADQTNILALNASIEAAHASNASASASDGGSSRAGNGFAVVASEVKQLAEETKESAAEIDQLIDTVQSQTDETVDEMETMREHVVAGTETVEQSATTFHEIEAEVTEADHGVQEISDATDGIATSTQDLVTMVDDVTEISTETASEASDVAAAVEQQTAAISTVSENADDLSEQSVTLQESLAAFTTDVDGAAVDLGDGETGGTDERTDTSTSTSTDTDSDDSDDNQPGTELEYVDPDGPEPLPADAGESDALEEGRESHAGGERAESDDDDAPHALPAGENESEPSALESGLEGDEESDGGDESGSDDDGDDGDNGSDGDNGSDDDNGSDDDGEPDDTEPADNAEDGAEDDTENEAAEQAADTTDSST, translated from the coding sequence ATGGTGTGGAAGGGACGGCGTCTCATCCCGTCGTTCATCAGACGAAGTTACGCATTGAAGTTCGGTGTTGTCTTCCTCGTCCTCGGGCTCACGATCGGGGGGCTTGGGCTCGTTTCGACGACGCTGCTCACCGAGAACGTCGAAGAAACCGCCCTCGAGGAGCGCCAGGACGCAGCCTACCAGGAAGGCATTGCCATGGAAAACTGGCTCGCCCAGAATCACAACCTCGTCGCTGCGACGGCAGATGCCCCAGTCACCGATAGCGGCGATCCAGAACAGGTCGACGACTATCTCCAGGAGATTTACTACGACATGCCCGAAGAGCGCATGAACGCGCTCTACGTCGACACGGAATCTGGCGATATCATCACGGGCATCGGCTCCGACGCCGACGATCTGGATGCACTCGAGTTCCCTGCCACTGCAGACCTCGATGAGGACATCTCGACGAATCTGGTGCAGCAGACGGAGCCGTACCTGATGCCGGACCAGCTGGGACTGTCCACGGACGCAGACCCAGTCGTGTCCTACTACGTCGGCGTCGACGGCGGTGATGGGGCACTCGTGTTCACGTTCGATCTCTCCGAGCGCTCGACCGAGATGGTCTCGGCTGCGGACTCGGGAACTGTCGTGACGATCCTGAACGAAGACGGACAGATCGTCAGCGACGACGCCTATCTGGGCAACGACGGCGACGACGAAACCCTGTCGTTCCTCGACTCCTACGAGGATCGAAACGGCGTCCTCGAGGCAGCCCAACTCGAGAACCGCGGCTCGCTTCGCGTCGATGGAGCACCGAGCGAAACACTCCAGAGCGAGCCGTACAACTTCGATCCGGACGGCTACGTTGCCGGTTACTACACGACGAGCGACGACTGGACCGTCCTCGTGCATACGACGGAAGCGAACGCGCTCGGTTTCGCCAACACTGCGACCCAGTTCGGACTACTGATCACGTTCGTCGGCGTCGCCGTCATCGGCGTGTTTGGCACCGTCCTTGGTCGAAACACGGCCCGCTCGCTCAGCGATCTCTCTGGCCGGGCAGCAGCGATCGAAAACGGCGAGTACGATACCGCCGTCGAATCCGATCGTATCGACGAAATCGGCGGCCTCTACGGCTCGATCGACGACATGCGTATCTCGCTGGTCGACCAGATTGAAGAGTCCGAACAGGCCCGAACGCAGGCCGAGCAGGCCCGCGAGGAGTCAGAACAGGCCAGAGAACAGGCCGACGAGGCTCGCGAAGAGGCCGAAGTGGCAAAAGAGCGCGCAGAACGCGCCCGCCAGGACGCCCAGGAGATGAACGAGCAGCTCGAACAGACCGCGACCGAATACTGCGCCGTCATGCAAACCTGCGCTGACGGCGACCTGACCCAGCGCCTCGATCCGGACACCGAGAGCGAGCCGATGGCCGACATCGCCGCCACGTTCAACGAGATGCTGGACGACCTCGAACACACCGTTGACACCGTCTCGACGTTCGCCGGCGATGTCTCCGAGGCGACCGACGACGTCCAGGCTCGCGCGACCGAACTCGAGTCCACGAGCGAGACGGTCAGCGAGTCCGTCCAGCAGATTACGGGCTACGCGGACCAGCAACACGAGCGCATGGAGACCATCTCCGGCGAGGTGCAGGGAATCTCCGCGAATATCGAGGAGATTGCAGCGACCGCCGACACCCTCGCGGAAACGTCACAGCACGCGGCCGAGCGCGCCAACGACGGCCGCGAGTCGGCCGGCGACCTCGTCAGCGAGATGGAAGCGATCGAGGAGCGAACCGAGGCGACACTCGAGTCGATTCGCGACCTCGACGAGTCGATGGCCGAAATCGACGAGATTATCGACGTCATCACGGATATCGCCGACCAGACGAATATTCTGGCGTTGAACGCCTCTATCGAGGCGGCACACGCCAGCAACGCGAGCGCGAGCGCGAGCGACGGTGGCAGTAGCCGTGCCGGAAACGGCTTCGCTGTCGTCGCCAGCGAGGTCAAACAGCTCGCAGAAGAGACCAAAGAGTCCGCCGCAGAGATCGACCAGCTCATCGACACCGTCCAGTCCCAGACCGACGAGACGGTCGACGAGATGGAGACGATGCGCGAACACGTCGTTGCGGGCACCGAAACGGTCGAGCAGTCCGCGACGACGTTCCACGAAATCGAAGCCGAGGTGACCGAAGCCGACCACGGCGTCCAGGAGATCAGCGACGCAACCGACGGCATCGCCACGTCGACGCAGGATCTGGTCACGATGGTCGACGACGTGACCGAAATCAGCACCGAGACGGCGAGCGAGGCGAGCGACGTCGCTGCCGCCGTCGAGCAGCAAACGGCTGCAATTTCGACTGTGAGCGAGAACGCGGACGACCTCTCCGAGCAGTCGGTGACGCTCCAGGAGTCACTCGCCGCGTTCACGACCGATGTCGACGGAGCCGCTGTTGACCTCGGTGACGGTGAGACGGGTGGGACTGACGAGCGGACCGACACCAGCACCAGCACCAGCACCGACACCGACAGCGACGACAGCGACGACAACCAGCCCGGCACCGAACTCGAGTACGTCGACCCAGACGGCCCCGAACCACTGCCAGCGGATGCTGGCGAATCGGATGCACTCGAGGAGGGTCGGGAGAGCCATGCGGGCGGAGAACGCGCAGAGAGCGACGATGACGACGCCCCTCACGCACTCCCCGCTGGCGAGAACGAGTCGGAACCGAGTGCACTCGAGTCCGGACTCGAAGGTGACGAAGAGAGTGATGGGGGTGATGAGAGTGGGAGCGACGATGACGGTGACGACGGCGACAACGGTAGCGACGGTGACAACGGTAGCGACGATGACAACGGTAGCGACGATGACGGCGAACCCGACGACACAGAACCTGCAGACAACGCCGAAGACGGCGCTGAGGACGACACCGAGAACGAGGCTGCGGAGCAGGCCGCAGACACAACCGACTCGAGTACGTAG
- a CDS encoding HAD-IIB family hydrolase, translating to MSTPPLVLDIDGTLTRPDGWGIDSRVFDPLREWDAPVVLATGKAFPYPIALCHFIGVPELVVAENGGIVYTGDAVHVTADADAARTVVAEYRAAGYDLGWGDDDTVNRWRETEVAVSRDQPVELLRELATAAGLEVIDTGYAYHVKDADQNKGDGVRTIADHVGFDLADCVAIGDSINDVSTFEVVGRSFAVANADDAARVAADEVLAEAHADGTLTVLDRVR from the coding sequence ATGTCCACGCCACCGCTGGTTCTCGATATCGACGGGACGTTGACTCGGCCTGACGGCTGGGGCATTGACTCGCGGGTGTTCGATCCGCTTCGCGAGTGGGACGCGCCGGTCGTGCTCGCCACCGGGAAGGCCTTTCCCTATCCGATCGCGCTCTGTCACTTCATCGGCGTTCCAGAACTTGTCGTTGCCGAAAACGGTGGTATCGTCTACACCGGCGATGCGGTACACGTCACGGCCGACGCCGACGCTGCACGAACGGTCGTCGCGGAGTACCGCGCCGCCGGCTACGACCTCGGCTGGGGTGACGACGATACCGTCAATCGCTGGCGCGAGACGGAGGTCGCTGTCAGTCGCGACCAGCCCGTCGAACTCTTGCGCGAACTCGCCACCGCGGCGGGACTCGAGGTGATCGATACCGGGTACGCCTACCACGTGAAGGATGCCGATCAGAACAAGGGCGACGGTGTCAGGACGATCGCAGACCACGTCGGGTTCGACCTCGCGGATTGCGTCGCGATCGGCGACTCGATCAACGACGTTTCGACGTTCGAAGTCGTCGGTCGGAGCTTCGCTGTTGCAAATGCCGACGACGCGGCACGAGTGGCAGCCGACGAGGTGCTCGCAGAGGCACACGCAGATGGGACGCTCACGGTGCTCGATCGAGTTCGGTAA
- the twy1 gene encoding 4-demethylwyosine synthase TYW1, whose product MSDSADAGVDVEVGGDADADSGTDDGNRDGGPAQVSSPNYHSENHTAAQTCGWTANALRGEGRCYKNIYYGIESHRCIQMTPVVKCNERCVFCWRDHQGHAYEMDDVEWDDPEAVVDASIKLQKKLLSGFGGNDEVPREVFDEAMEPRHVAISLDGEPTLYPYLPELLAAFHDRDITTFLVSNGTRPEVLRECDPTQLYVSVDAPERHTFDQVVKAVEDDAWDRLLETMDVLRQKEETRTVLRTTLVKGENMHHPDWYAGFYQQADPDFIELKAYMHVGHSQGRLDRSSMPDHEEVVEFAESVAEYMPEFTECKGVPSSRVALLSKTSDTWVPKLKKGSEFWARDPITGD is encoded by the coding sequence ATGAGCGATTCCGCCGACGCAGGCGTCGACGTCGAGGTGGGGGGCGACGCCGATGCCGATTCAGGGACAGACGACGGTAACCGCGACGGTGGACCGGCACAGGTCTCGAGTCCGAACTATCACAGCGAGAACCACACTGCCGCCCAGACCTGCGGCTGGACGGCCAACGCCCTGCGCGGCGAGGGCCGGTGTTACAAGAACATCTACTACGGCATCGAGTCCCACCGCTGCATCCAGATGACGCCGGTCGTGAAATGCAACGAGCGCTGTGTCTTCTGCTGGCGTGACCACCAGGGCCACGCCTACGAGATGGACGACGTCGAGTGGGACGACCCCGAGGCCGTCGTCGACGCCTCGATCAAACTGCAGAAGAAGCTCCTGTCAGGCTTTGGCGGGAACGACGAGGTCCCACGGGAGGTTTTCGACGAGGCGATGGAACCCCGCCACGTCGCCATCTCCCTCGACGGCGAACCGACGCTGTATCCCTACCTGCCGGAACTACTCGCGGCGTTCCACGACCGGGACATCACCACGTTCCTCGTCTCGAACGGCACTCGCCCCGAGGTGCTTCGGGAGTGTGACCCCACCCAACTGTACGTCAGCGTCGACGCCCCCGAACGTCACACCTTCGATCAGGTCGTCAAGGCCGTCGAAGACGACGCCTGGGACCGCCTCCTCGAGACGATGGACGTCCTGCGGCAGAAAGAGGAAACCCGGACGGTCTTGCGGACGACGCTGGTCAAAGGCGAGAACATGCACCACCCCGACTGGTACGCCGGCTTCTACCAGCAGGCCGACCCCGACTTCATCGAACTCAAAGCGTACATGCACGTCGGCCACTCCCAGGGACGACTCGACCGGTCGTCGATGCCCGACCACGAGGAAGTCGTCGAGTTCGCCGAATCTGTTGCCGAGTACATGCCCGAGTTCACCGAGTGCAAGGGCGTCCCTTCCTCTCGCGTCGCACTCCTTTCGAAGACGAGCGATACGTGGGTCCCGAAACTGAAGAAGGGCAGCGAGTTCTGGGCGCGCGATCCGATAACTGGTGACTGA
- a CDS encoding DUF120 domain-containing protein: MSTTAESAVGHDELAVLKLLALEGGLAGDVKISCSHLADRLDASNQTASRRLQRLESAALLERDTVSDGQWVAITDDGERALHAEYEDYRRIFEADSEVELQGTVTSGMGEGRHYISLSGYQRQFEDRLGYEPFPGTLNVDLRAESVRRRSAVSSLDPVPIDGWEDDDRTYGPAVCYAATIETADGQTYENAHTIAPERTHHDEDQLEIIAPEKLRDELELADDDHVTISVGDRE; the protein is encoded by the coding sequence ATGTCAACGACAGCGGAATCTGCCGTCGGCCACGACGAACTTGCCGTCCTGAAGCTTCTCGCACTCGAGGGCGGACTCGCGGGCGACGTCAAAATCTCCTGTTCTCACCTCGCGGATCGCCTCGACGCCTCCAATCAGACCGCCTCCCGACGCCTTCAGCGCCTCGAAAGCGCAGCCCTCCTCGAGCGTGATACGGTCAGCGACGGTCAGTGGGTCGCCATCACCGACGACGGCGAGCGCGCACTCCACGCCGAGTACGAGGACTACCGTCGCATCTTCGAGGCAGACTCGGAAGTCGAACTCCAGGGGACCGTCACCAGCGGCATGGGCGAGGGTCGCCACTACATCTCGCTGTCCGGCTACCAGCGCCAGTTCGAAGACCGCCTCGGCTACGAGCCGTTCCCCGGGACGCTCAACGTCGACCTTCGAGCCGAGAGCGTTCGGCGTCGGAGTGCCGTCTCCTCGCTCGACCCCGTCCCGATCGACGGCTGGGAGGACGACGACCGTACCTACGGACCTGCGGTCTGTTACGCCGCAACGATCGAGACCGCCGACGGGCAGACCTACGAAAACGCTCACACCATCGCCCCGGAACGAACCCATCACGACGAGGACCAACTCGAGATCATCGCCCCCGAGAAGCTGCGGGACGAACTCGAGTTAGCCGACGATGACCACGTCACGATTTCGGTGGGTGATCGCGAATGA